From Phragmites australis chromosome 5, lpPhrAust1.1, whole genome shotgun sequence, a single genomic window includes:
- the LOC133919247 gene encoding B-box zinc finger protein 24-like translates to MKIQCDACEGAVATVVCCADEAALCARCDVEIHAANKLASKHQRLPLEALSARLPRCDVCQEKAAFIFCVEDRALFCRDCDEPIHVPGTLSGNHQRYLATGIRVGLGSVSTCNGADSGGTHDADHPAPPKATVEQTPSQTTASAPVQQVPSPPEFLPQGWAVDELLQFSDYESGDKLQKESPLGFRELEWFDDIELFQDQVPKVGRTAAEVPELFAFQAASDAAYYRPSKGAVAATGMRQTKKPRIEVPDDEDDYLIVPDLG, encoded by the exons ATGAAGATCCAGTGCGACGCCTGCGAGGGCGCCGTGGCCACGGTGGTGTGCTGCGCCGATGAGGCGGCGCTGTGCGCGCGCTGCGACGTCGAGATCCACGCCGCCAACAAGCTCGCCAGCAAGCACCAGCGCCTCCCGCTCGAGGCGCTCTCCGCCAGGCTCCCCCGCTGCGACGTCTGCCAG GAGAAGGCGGCGTTCATCTTCTGCGTGGAGGACCGGGCGCTCTTCTGCCGGGACTGCGACGAGCCCATCCACGTCCCCGGCACTCTCTCCGGGAACCACCAGCGCTACCTCGCCACCGGCATCCGCGTCGGCCTCGGCTCCGTCTCCACCTGCAACGGCGCCGACAGCGGCGGCACCCACGACGCCGACCACCCCGCCCCGCCCAAGGCCACCGTGGAGCAGACGCCTTCCCAAACCACCGCCTCCGCCCCGGTGCAGCAGGTGCCCTCGCCGCCGGAGTTCCTGCCGCAGGGCTGGGCCGTCGACGAGCTCCTGCAGTTCTCCGACTACGAGTCCGGGGACAAG CTGCAGAAGGAGTCGCCGCTCGGGTTCAGGGAGCTGGAGTGGTTCGACGACATCGAGCTGTTCCAGGACCAGGTGCCCAAGGTCGGCAGGACGGCGGCGGAGGTCCCGGAGCTCTTCGCCTTCCAGGCGGCCAGTGACGCGGCGTACTACAGGCCGAGCAAAGGCGCTGTCGCCGCCACCGGGATGCGTCAGACCAAGAAGCCCCGGATCGAGGTccccgacgacgaggacgactaCCTCATTGTCCCTGATCTTGGTTAA
- the LOC133919248 gene encoding chitinase 6-like — MAPKLALPVVALLALVLSATTAAAQNCGCAEGLCCSRFGYCGTGKDYCGKGCQAGPCDVPDTNNVSVASIVTPAFFDALTAQAADGCEAKGFYTRDAFLAAAGYYPAFGRTGTVDDSKREIAAFFAHANHETIKFCYINEINGPSKNYCDPTNTQWPCQAGKGYYGRGPLQISWNYNYGPAGQSIGFDGLGDPDAVARSAVTAFRAALWYWMDFVHEAIVSGQGFGATIRAINGALECGGKNPSSVNNRVGYYVQFCKQFGVDPGSNLTC; from the exons ATGGCGCCAAAGCTCGCGTTACCAGTAGTGGCCCTCCTCGCCCTGGTCCTCTCGGCCACGACGGCGGCCGCGCAGAACTGCGGGTGCGCGGAGGGGCTGTGCTGCAGCAGGTTCGGGTACTGCGGCACGGGGAAGGACTACTGCGGGAAGGGGTGCCAGGCGGGCCCCTGCGACGTGCCGGACACCAACAACGTGTCCGTGGCCAGCATCGTCACGCCGGCCTTCTTTGACGCGCTCACCGCACAGGCCGCCGACGGGTGCGAGGCCAAGGGGTTCTACACCCGCGACGCTTTCCTCGCGGCAGCCGGCTACTACCCGGCGTTCGGACGCACCGGCACCGTCGACGACTCCAAGCGCGagatcgccgccttcttcgCACACGCCAACCACGAGACCATAA AGTTCTGCTACATCAACGAGATCAACGGTCCGAGCAAGAACTACTGCGACCCGACGAACACGCAGTGGCCGTGCCAGGCGGGGAAGGGGTACTACGGCCGCGGCCCGCTCCAGATCTCGTGGAACTACAACTACGGGCCTGCGGGGCAGAGCATCGGCTTCGACGGGCTGGGCGACCCCGACGCGGTGGCGCGCAGCGCCGTGACAGCGTTCCGGGCGGCGCTCTGGTACTGGATGGACTTCGTGCACGAGGCCATCGTCTCCGGCCAGGGGTTCGGCGCCACCATCCGAGCCATCAACGGCGCGCTCGAGTGCGGCGGCAAGAACCCCAGCTCCGTCAACAACCGCGTCGGGTACTACGTGCAGTTCTGCAAGCAGTTCGGCGTCGACCCGGGCAGCAACCTCACCTGCTGA